From the Lactobacillus sp. PV034 genome, the window TTATAATCCTCAAGATAAGATTAGAGTACTTGTTACAAGAGTTGGTTCAGATACCAAGGGAGCACAGATTACAGTTTCAAGAACTGCACCTGATTTAGTTAAACGTCTATTTGAGCAAGAAATTCCTGAGGTTTATGATGGAACTGTTGAGATTGTTTCTATTGCTCGTGAAGCAGGAGATCGAACTAAAATTGCTGTGAAAACTAATGATCCTGATATTGATCCGGTTGGTACTTTAGTAGGACCAAAAGGTTCACGAGTTCAAAACATTGTTAATGAACTCGGGGGAGAAAATATTGACGTTGTAAAATATGAAGAGGATCCAACCGATTTCATCGCAAATGCTCTTAACCCTGCTGAAGTTATTGCAGTTCAATTTGATGATGAAGAAGATTCAAAGAATGCTCTTGTTATTGTTCCAGATTATCAATTGTCTCTCGCAATAGGTAAAAAGGGACAAAATGTAAGATTAGCAGCAAGATTAACTGGTTATAAGATTGATATTAAGCCTGAATCTCAAGTTGAATTTGTTGAAGAAAATGGCAACTCAGAAGATGAAGAATTTGAGGAAGCTGAAGTATCTTCAACTGAAGAACCAGAAGTAGAAGATGTTGAAGTTAAATCTGAAACAATTGATGAAAATAAAGATGATGAGGAATAGGTGATTTCTTTGAAAAAAAGAAAAATCCCAATGCGTAAGGACTTACTAACGAATACAATGATGCCTAAGAAAGAATTAGTCCGCATTGTAATTGATAAAGAAAAAAATGTTTCAGTAGATCCTACCGGTAAGAAATCTGGTAGAGGTGCATATGTATCATTAATACCTGAAAAAATTGCTGAAGCTCAAAAAGACCGGGTACTTGAAAAAAGCCTTGGTGCTAAAGTACCGCCACAGTTTTATGAAGATCTTTATGCGTATGTAGATCACCAAAAGGCTAGAAAAGATTTATTTGGTGAAGATTATCGTGCAAAATAAAATTTTAAATTTATTAGGTTTAGCACAAAGAGCGGGAAAGTTAATTGTTGGTTATGATGCAATCAAACCAGCCTTATTACACCATCAAGTAAAAGTATTAATTCTTGCCACTGATCTTAGTAACAATACAAAAGATAAAATCAGTTCGATTGCTAAACATAGCAAAAATATCCTGATAATTGAACAATTTTCAAGTGAGGAAATTAAACAAGCACTTGGAAAAGAAAGAAAGTTGCTTGCAATAACCGATGCCGGCTTTAGTCAGGCAATTAAAAAAATAAGTGATAAATAAAGGAGAGTGTTTGGATGGCTAAAAAAAGAATTTATGAAGTAGCTAAAGAACTAAACATCGATAACAAAACCGTAGTTGATAAAGCGAAGGAATTGGGATTTGATGTCAAAAGTCACATGTCTTCTTTGGATGATAGCGAAGCAAACAAGCTTGTTGAAGTTTTTTCAAAAAAGAAAAAATCTGCTGATCAATCCACTTCTTCAAAAAAGACAAAAATCAAAATTTCTGTTGGTGCCATCAGACGTCCACGACATTCTGATAAAAAGAAGAATTTTTCAAATAAGAAAAATGAAAATAAGGGTCAAAATAAGCGTAAAGAAAATAAGAACCGCCAAAATACAAATCATCCAGCAGCACGTGATTTATTAAAAGAATTACATGATAAACAAAGAAAAGACTCAGTTGAATTAGATAAACAAGCAGAGCTTTCACGCCAACAATATGAGAATAAACAAAATAATAGAGGGAAGAAAGTTCAAAAAGACGAAACTGCTAAAACTAGTCTTCCAGCCGAAGGTGCAGAAGCAGTAAAAGCAAGAGTTCAAGCTTCTAAAAAGGTTACTGGTCCAAAAATTGTAAAGCTTTCACCAGCTCGTAACCAGCCAAAGAAAGAAAAGCCTAGAGCAAGAAAAGCTACACCTGCTATTCCTAGCGCTCCAATTCAAGACCAAGATCAAAAGAGAAATAATAACCGCAAAAAAGATTTTGGAAAACCAGGACGTAAACATCATGAAGTTCCAGAATATGAACGTGAACGTAGTGATCACTCTGATAAGGCAAGACGCCGTCGCAATAAGAAGAATAAACGCAATAACCAAAGTCAAGAAGTGAAAAAGCAACCTACTCAAAGAAAAGAACGTCCATTACCAGAAACTTTAGTATATGAAGAAGGAATGAACGCTCAAGATTTAGGTAAGATTCTTCACCGTGAACCAGCTGAAATCGTTAAGAAGTTGTTCATGCTTGGTGTTATGACCAATCAAAACCAATCTCTTGATAAGGATACAATTGAAATTCTTGCAGCTGAATATGGTATTGAAGCTGAAGAGAAAGTTCATGAAGATATTTCTGATATTGATACTCTTTACACAAAAGAAGTTGAAGCTTCTAAGAACTCTAAGAACCAAGTTAAGCGTCCACCTGTAGTTACAATCATGGGGCACGTTGACCATGGTAAAACCACTTTACTTGACCGTTTACGTCATACCAATGTTTCAGCGCATGAAGCGGGTGGTATCACTCAGAGTATTGGTGCTTACCAAGTAAAATTAGATGATCGCAAGATTACATTCTTAGATACTCCTGGACATGCTGCCTTTACAAACATGCGTGCTCGTGGTGCAGAAATTACTGATATTGTTGTTTTGGTAGTTGCTGCAGATGATGGTGTAATGCCACAGACTATTGAAGCAATTGATCATGCTAAAAGTGCAGGTGTGCCAATTATTGTTGCTGTTAACAAGATTGATAAGCCAGGTGCCAATCCTGATCACGTCATGGAAGAATTAATGCAACATGGTTTAGTACCTGAAGACTGGGGTGGAGATACTATTTTTGTTAAAATCTCCGCTAAAACTGGTGAAAATGTTGAAGATTTACTTCAAATGATTCTATTACAAGCTGATGTTTTGGAATTAAAGGCTGATCCAGATCAAAAAGCAATTGGTACTGTAGTTGAAGCACGTCTTGATAAAGGACGTGGCCCGGTAGCTGACTTATTAGTTCAACAAGGTACCTTGAAAGTAGGAGATCCAATTGTTATTGGTGATACTTATGGTCGTGTTCGTGTCATGACTAATGATAAAGGTCGTCGTGTTAAGGAAGCGAAACCTTCTACTCCAGTTGAAATTACTGGTTTAAACGATGTACCAGCTTCAGCTGATAAATTAGTTGTCTTTGATGATGAAAAGACAGCTAGAAGTGTTGGTGAACAACGTGCCAAGAATGCCCTTGAAAAACAACGTGAAAATGTTCAACATGTTACTTTGGATAACTTGTTTGATACTATGAAGAAAGAAAACATGAAGTCAGTCGACATTGTACTTAAGGCTGATGTGCAAGGTTCTGTTGAAGCATTGCAACAATCACTTGAAAAGATTGATGTTGAAGGTGTTCGTGTAAATATTATTCACGCTTCTGTAGGGGCTATTAATGAATCAGACGTAACTTTAGCTGCTGCTTCAAACGCATTTATCATTGGATTTAATGTACGCCCAACTGCTACTGCTAAGGCACAAGCTGAAAGTGAAGGTGTAGATATGCGTCTTTACAACATCATTTATAAGGCGATGGATGATGTTGAAGCAGCTATGAAGGGTATGCTTGAACCAACTTATGAAGAAAAAGTTACTGGTAACTTAACTGTTCGTGAAACTTGGAAAGTTTCTAAAGTTGGTACAATTGCTGGTGCCTTCGTAGATAGCGGTTATGTAACACGTGATTCTGGTATTCGTGTCATTAGAGATGGTATAGTTAAATATGATGGTAAAGTTGCTTCTCTTAAACGTTTCAAAGATGACGTTAAAGAAGTTAAGCAAGGTTTTGATTGTGGTTTAACTATTGAAAACTTCAATGATATCAAGGTCGATGACGAACTTGAAGCATATGAAATGCAAGAGGTTAAGCCTCAATAATAGGAGGCAATTATGAAACATAGAATTGGTCGTGTTGAAGGAGAAATTTTACGCGAATTAACAAAAATCTTAAGAAAAGATATTCGCGATCCACGCTTGAGTGATGTAACTATTACGGCAGTTGAATGTACTAATGATCTTTCATATGCAACTATTTATTACAGTTTGTTAACTGAAGATCCAGAAAAGGAAAAAGATGTTGCTGAAGCTTTAGATAAAGCTAAAGGTACAATGAGACACCTGTTAGGACAAACTTTAACTGTTTATAAAGTTCCAGAATTAATTTTTAAGCGTGACACTTCCGTAGCCTATGGTAGTAAAATCGACGACTTGATTCGCCAAGTAAAAAAGGCTGATCAAGAACGAGAAAATAAATAATATTAAAAGGCGTCAATCGAGTTGTTGACGTCTTTTAATTTAGGTATTAGGAGAATTTTGATGTTAAATGGTATTGTTGTACTTAATAAGGATCGAGGAATGACCAGTAGTGACTGTGTCTATAAGCTAAGAAAATTGCTTCATATTAGAAAAATTGGTCACGCAGGTACGTTGGATCCAGAAGTAAATGGAGTCTTACCGATTGCAATTGGACAGGCAACTAAATTAATTGAATTAATGCACCAAAAACCTAAAGCCTATATAGGAACAGGAAGGTTTGGTCTAGCAACTGATAGTTATGATTTAGATGGTCATGTACTTGCAACTAAAGCAGTTGAACAGCCCTTTACACGTGAAGAAATTAGTAGTGGGATGGACAGATTAACTGGTGAATTAGAGCAAGTTCCACCAATTTATTCAGCAGTGAGAGTAAATGGAATGCGTTTATATGAATATGCAAGAAAAAATATTCCTGTTGAGCGTCCAAAAAGAAAAGTTGAAGTGTTTAATTATCAGTTAACCAATGAATTAAGGTATGATAAAGAACATAAAACACAAGAATTTGATTTTGCGATTAAATGTTCTAAGGGTACTTACGTCCGATCATTAGTGAATGATCTAGGAACGCAGTTAGAAATGCCAGCTGTCATGACTAGTTTGACTAGAATCGCAAGTTCAGGTTTTAATATTAATCATGCTGTTAGTTTAGCTGATATTGAAGAAAATCTTGATCAGCCAGAAAAATGGTTACAACCAATTGATGAATTCTTCAGCGATTATCAAACGATAGATTTATCTCAAGATCAATTTAATCGCGTAAAAAATGGTGCCGCAATTAAATTAAATATTACGACTGAAAAAGTAGCATTAAGGTTTAATAATAAGATAAAAGCAATTTATAAAAAAGTAGGACAAGATTATCGTCCTGATTTAATGCTTTTAAACAACGAATAAAGAGGAATCAGAAGTGAAAGTAGTTTCAATAAAGTATCCAATTAAGGAAAAGCCAGTTAAAGATAAGATTGTTTTAGCTTTAGGTTTTTTTGATGGACTTCATCGTGGTCATCAAGCCTTAATCAAACATGCTAAAGAAATTGCAACAAAAAAAGGGTTACCTTTGGGGGTCATGACTTTTAATCGTCACCCAAAAGAAATTTATCAAAATGATAAAACTTTTGTTTATCTTAATACTCTAAAGGAAAAAGAAGAAAAGTTAGCAAAAATGAATGTTGATTATTTACTGGTAGTGGACTTTGATAAAAACTTCAGTAAATTGAAGCCACAGGAATTTATCGACAAGGTTTTGCTTAAATTAAATATTGATACTGCAGTTGTCGGTTTTGATTATACATACGGACCTAAAGATGTCGCTAATATTGAAAACTTACCTAAGTTTGTTAAAGGAAGGTTTGATATTGTGGTTGAACCAAAACATATGGATGGTGGAGAAAAAGTAGGATCAACAGTTATTCGAAATGCAATTGAAACTGGAAAAATTGAACTAGCTAATAAGCTTTTAGGTGAGCCTTACACCACTTCTGGAATAATCGTTAGAGGCTATCGACGTGGTCATCAAATTGGTTTTCCCACTGCCAACTTGCAAGTTGAAGGTGACAAGGTTATTCCAGCTGAAGGAGTTTATGCGACACGTACCTTAATTGATGGACAGTGGTATGATTCTATGACCAGTGTAGGTTATAATGATACTTTCGAAAATAAAGAATTAACTATTGAAACCCATTTGTTTGGTTTTGATGAAGAGGCTTATGGTAAGGCAATGACAATTGCTTGGTACAAGTTTATTCGGGGTAATATTAAATTTGCGGGTATTCCTGAACTGAGAGCACAGCTGGAAAAAGATCAAGCTAATATTCAGGCTTACTTTCACAATCTAGAGAAAAATAAATAAAGATTTTGAATTAAAAGATAACGAAGTGATGAGAGAATTCTTATTATTTCGTTGTTTTTTTACATTAGTTACTTAATTTTCAAATAAATTTAGCACTCTTCTTGCATTATTGCTAAAATTTGCTATCATTATAATTGTTAGCACAGCAAAAACTTGAGTGCTAATAAAGGGGCGAGAAAAATGTTGACCGAACGGCAAGAGTTAATTTTAAAAACTATTATTAAAGACTTTACGCAAATGCATGAGCCTGTTGGCTCGAAGACCGTTATGTCCCAATTACCAATAAA encodes:
- a CDS encoding ribosome-binding factor A, which produces MKHRIGRVEGEILRELTKILRKDIRDPRLSDVTITAVECTNDLSYATIYYSLLTEDPEKEKDVAEALDKAKGTMRHLLGQTLTVYKVPELIFKRDTSVAYGSKIDDLIRQVKKADQERENK
- the rnpM gene encoding RNase P modulator RnpM, which produces MKKRKIPMRKDLLTNTMMPKKELVRIVIDKEKNVSVDPTGKKSGRGAYVSLIPEKIAEAQKDRVLEKSLGAKVPPQFYEDLYAYVDHQKARKDLFGEDYRAK
- the truB gene encoding tRNA pseudouridine(55) synthase TruB yields the protein MLNGIVVLNKDRGMTSSDCVYKLRKLLHIRKIGHAGTLDPEVNGVLPIAIGQATKLIELMHQKPKAYIGTGRFGLATDSYDLDGHVLATKAVEQPFTREEISSGMDRLTGELEQVPPIYSAVRVNGMRLYEYARKNIPVERPKRKVEVFNYQLTNELRYDKEHKTQEFDFAIKCSKGTYVRSLVNDLGTQLEMPAVMTSLTRIASSGFNINHAVSLADIEENLDQPEKWLQPIDEFFSDYQTIDLSQDQFNRVKNGAAIKLNITTEKVALRFNNKIKAIYKKVGQDYRPDLMLLNNE
- the nusA gene encoding transcription termination factor NusA — its product is MTKEMIDAFATLEKEKGIKQDVIVDAIKAALVAAYKKNYNQAQNVEVVFDEKKGNFKVNAVKTVVDEVQDDRMEVSLRDALEINKAYEVGDEIRFEVTPKDFGRLAAQTAKQVIMQRLREAERNHIYDEYSQYEDEIITGTVERQDNRFVYVKIGNVEAVMPHNDQLPGESYNPQDKIRVLVTRVGSDTKGAQITVSRTAPDLVKRLFEQEIPEVYDGTVEIVSIAREAGDRTKIAVKTNDPDIDPVGTLVGPKGSRVQNIVNELGGENIDVVKYEEDPTDFIANALNPAEVIAVQFDDEEDSKNALVIVPDYQLSLAIGKKGQNVRLAARLTGYKIDIKPESQVEFVEENGNSEDEEFEEAEVSSTEEPEVEDVEVKSETIDENKDDEE
- a CDS encoding L7Ae/L30e/S12e/Gadd45 family ribosomal protein; amino-acid sequence: MQNKILNLLGLAQRAGKLIVGYDAIKPALLHHQVKVLILATDLSNNTKDKISSIAKHSKNILIIEQFSSEEIKQALGKERKLLAITDAGFSQAIKKISDK
- the infB gene encoding translation initiation factor IF-2, whose amino-acid sequence is MAKKRIYEVAKELNIDNKTVVDKAKELGFDVKSHMSSLDDSEANKLVEVFSKKKKSADQSTSSKKTKIKISVGAIRRPRHSDKKKNFSNKKNENKGQNKRKENKNRQNTNHPAARDLLKELHDKQRKDSVELDKQAELSRQQYENKQNNRGKKVQKDETAKTSLPAEGAEAVKARVQASKKVTGPKIVKLSPARNQPKKEKPRARKATPAIPSAPIQDQDQKRNNNRKKDFGKPGRKHHEVPEYERERSDHSDKARRRRNKKNKRNNQSQEVKKQPTQRKERPLPETLVYEEGMNAQDLGKILHREPAEIVKKLFMLGVMTNQNQSLDKDTIEILAAEYGIEAEEKVHEDISDIDTLYTKEVEASKNSKNQVKRPPVVTIMGHVDHGKTTLLDRLRHTNVSAHEAGGITQSIGAYQVKLDDRKITFLDTPGHAAFTNMRARGAEITDIVVLVVAADDGVMPQTIEAIDHAKSAGVPIIVAVNKIDKPGANPDHVMEELMQHGLVPEDWGGDTIFVKISAKTGENVEDLLQMILLQADVLELKADPDQKAIGTVVEARLDKGRGPVADLLVQQGTLKVGDPIVIGDTYGRVRVMTNDKGRRVKEAKPSTPVEITGLNDVPASADKLVVFDDEKTARSVGEQRAKNALEKQRENVQHVTLDNLFDTMKKENMKSVDIVLKADVQGSVEALQQSLEKIDVEGVRVNIIHASVGAINESDVTLAAASNAFIIGFNVRPTATAKAQAESEGVDMRLYNIIYKAMDDVEAAMKGMLEPTYEEKVTGNLTVRETWKVSKVGTIAGAFVDSGYVTRDSGIRVIRDGIVKYDGKVASLKRFKDDVKEVKQGFDCGLTIENFNDIKVDDELEAYEMQEVKPQ
- the ribF gene encoding riboflavin biosynthesis protein RibF; the protein is MKVVSIKYPIKEKPVKDKIVLALGFFDGLHRGHQALIKHAKEIATKKGLPLGVMTFNRHPKEIYQNDKTFVYLNTLKEKEEKLAKMNVDYLLVVDFDKNFSKLKPQEFIDKVLLKLNIDTAVVGFDYTYGPKDVANIENLPKFVKGRFDIVVEPKHMDGGEKVGSTVIRNAIETGKIELANKLLGEPYTTSGIIVRGYRRGHQIGFPTANLQVEGDKVIPAEGVYATRTLIDGQWYDSMTSVGYNDTFENKELTIETHLFGFDEEAYGKAMTIAWYKFIRGNIKFAGIPELRAQLEKDQANIQAYFHNLEKNK